A region of the Dyadobacter sp. CECT 9275 genome:
GAGGTGGTACAGACTGGGGTGATAACGGGATCTACCTGGCGCTTCATGCACATAACACAACCAGTACGGACCCTAACGTAAACAATACCTGGAACACCCTGGTGCAGTCCATATCAAGGTCTATCACGGCGATCACCAGCTTTAAAACCTCTACCAACCCCAATGCAAGCTTGTATCTGGCGGAAGCAAGAGGAATGCGGGCGTATTACAATATGATTGCGCTGGATATGTTCGGTATTGTATTTATTAAGGAAGATCCGGGTGCGCCCTCTACCATTGTGCGCGGAGACGAAGCTGTTAAATACATCGAAAGCGAACTGCTGGCCATTGAACCACAGGTCCAGCCCAAAGCGGTGGTAGGTCCTGGCCGGTTAAATCAGGCGGCAGTATGGGGATTGCTTTCACGTCTGTATCTGAATGCTGCCGTTTACAGGAATATTTACGGTACTCAGTTTGACTTCAAAAGTGATGACATGGACAAAGTGATCCAGTATACTGACAAGATCATTGCATCCGGACAGGCCAAACTTTCTGCTGATTACTTTGCTATTTTCGGCAACGACAATCATACCAACGAAGAATTGATTTTTGCTGTGGATCAGCGCCCTGACCTGAACGGCCACAACCGTATGGCATACTTCTCTATTTCTGGTGATCAGTTCCCTCTGGCCGCATTCCCCGCCGCAAACGGGACTGATGGCCCCGGTATTACTTCGGACTTTTACCAGAGCTGGGTACAGGCTTATGGTACCGAAGATCCAACCCGTGACCCGCGTTTCTACAAACAGAACATGTCTATTTACTCCAACAAGGCCGATACCTGCATCAATGATGCCGACTACAAAATTAACCGGGGTATTCTCCGCGGCCAGCAGTATGGTGCATTGCGGGTAAATGGAGCATTTGTAAGATGCCCGGATGGAAAACTGAAAGTTGGGAAGCTTAACTATGTAACACGAAATAAAGCCAATCTGGCAGTGGACTTTACCCAAAATATTGATTTCACCCCGGAAGGCAGCAACTATAATTCAGGGTACCGCGTTGAAAAATATGAATTCAGCCGCGTTTCAGACACTGGAAGAAACAAGGGAGAAGCGGATATCGTCATCCTTCGTTTGGCGGATATTTACATGATGCGCGCTGAAGCCAAGTTACGGAAAAGTAATGATGCAGCAGGAGCGCTGGCCGATGTGAATACTGTGAGAGCCGCACGAACTGCAACCACTCCCCCGCCCGCATTGACTTCCATGACACTGGACCTGCTTTTCCGTGAACGCGGATTTGAGTTCTACTGGGAAATGTTACGCCGTACGGATATGATCCGTTTTGGTAAATACGAAGGAAAATGGACTGAAAAAACCAACTCTGACGTTCACAAACGTATTTTCCCAATACCACAAAATGCGATCGACGGAGCGTCCAACCTTCCTGGATACCTGGTTCAGAACACTGGATACTAGTACCTGAAGGGTTAAAAATAAAAAAGGGTTTCGCAGCGTACTATGCTTGCGAAACCCTTTTTGCTGTCCGTATACATTCCTTCGTCCGGCCGTCCCAGCACTAATCGCTGGTCAGCTCCTGATTTACACTGGTATCTCGTAAAGGGATGGCGGTTGAAAAAGTATTGACGAAAGTTTTTTCCGCCCGCCTCGACTTATAGAGATACAGGATCCAGAAAGCCATAAAAATCAGTGCGCTAACGATTTCTCCCACTTGTTTGGCCACCAGAGAGATTGAGTCATAATCGTAAAAAATGGCTGCAATGGAAGTATCAGCAATTAAATAAGCCGCCTTAAAAGAATAGAACAGCGAAAAAACCAATCGGAATGAATCTCTCCTTTTTAAAAATAACAACAGTACCAATCCGGACCCGCAAAACGTAAGTGCGTTCAGAAATACCTCGGCGGACAGAAAAACATGATATAGGGTAACTCTGGTTTCCAAATCTCCCGCCAGCGCATCCCAACCGCTAACGGTGAAGTAAGGAAGCGACTCATCTCCCCACAACCAGAACAAAATCGAAATACCTTGTCCAAATAACCCTATACCCATTAAAATAAGCCATCCGCCAATAGGAATACCCCGGCCCGACTGATGAATACTGCCCGGGGAATAACGGTAAAGTTTTGTGCACAGGTAAATACCAACTACAAGGGAGGCTATAAACAAAAGTATCATCCAGGGATTATAATCACTTGTACCGGATACTTCCAGGGAATCCCACATTTCATATTCAAGATGACCAACCAGCTTCTTAATATCATTCTTAAACTGGTTGCTCTCATTCACTGGGACGTAATCCTTTAAAGTTTTATATTCATAGGATAACTCCCAGACATTTTCAGTTTCGTTCAGCTTTGATTTGAACCTGATCAGATATGACTCGCGCTTCAACTCCCACTCTTCGGGACGGATATTTCTTTGATCGGGAAGCTTTATCTGGATGCGGTAATCAAGATGGTAAGGGTAATTCAGAGAAATCGGGGTTTTTCTGACCCGGTTTGGAAGATTGATGAGCTGATCATAAAGAATTTTACCAAAAACCGAAAACCGGAGTTTTTTCGAGGTACTGTCTTTTGACCAGGCATTCTTTATTTTGTAGTGCTCTGTTACCAAAAACATATTCTCTTCCCTCAGATCTTGATACACCAGTGTATCAGCTGCTTCAAATTCACTGTTTTTATAGATCTCCCTGTAATAATTGATATACCCCTCTTCTATTTCTGAGATATTACCCTCCTGAAAATCAGCCCGTATATAATCCGCATTTGACTTAGCGTATACCGTATGAACCTTGAGAGATCCCGCGGATACCGTATCCGTAGCAGACGGGACGGTAAACACTTCGGTAACCAAAATTTTCCCGGGATTTTGAGGCGGAATATTG
Encoded here:
- a CDS encoding RagB/SusD family nutrient uptake outer membrane protein — its product is MKKKISLIFTAAGILWLSACTDLKEQVLDETLSTKVSDEDAANGLIAPVYALLPNLFQHTTYFALQEISTDEAILPYRGGTDWGDNGIYLALHAHNTTSTDPNVNNTWNTLVQSISRSITAITSFKTSTNPNASLYLAEARGMRAYYNMIALDMFGIVFIKEDPGAPSTIVRGDEAVKYIESELLAIEPQVQPKAVVGPGRLNQAAVWGLLSRLYLNAAVYRNIYGTQFDFKSDDMDKVIQYTDKIIASGQAKLSADYFAIFGNDNHTNEELIFAVDQRPDLNGHNRMAYFSISGDQFPLAAFPAANGTDGPGITSDFYQSWVQAYGTEDPTRDPRFYKQNMSIYSNKADTCINDADYKINRGILRGQQYGALRVNGAFVRCPDGKLKVGKLNYVTRNKANLAVDFTQNIDFTPEGSNYNSGYRVEKYEFSRVSDTGRNKGEADIVILRLADIYMMRAEAKLRKSNDAAGALADVNTVRAARTATTPPPALTSMTLDLLFRERGFEFYWEMLRRTDMIRFGKYEGKWTEKTNSDVHKRIFPIPQNAIDGASNLPGYLVQNTGY
- a CDS encoding DUF3857 domain-containing protein, producing the protein MKPFRTTIKNWGLLLLICLFCNLKSFSVPSVKISPIPSWVIEVKPSGGIPSQKSFSDGYYVAFNDMQVNLDKKSTYHRLIRQIVSESGIQNGSEIAVSFDPTYEQVSFHTVNIIRDGKVISKLKAGDFKVLAYETDRQRFIYNGYYSASLILKDVRKGDRIEFSYTVTGWNSVFRNKYSNSFYFGAYDYIPQKHYALFSSKTRNLYFKEFNNPVKKSVRQIGNQLVYEWDVRNAKNIPYEDYSPSWYVNEPFVQISEFKNWAEVVDWGLEFYAQPVINGPLKNKILQWQKEAKGNKEIFIEKVSRFVQDEIRYLGIETGENSHKPHHPENVFEQRYGDCKDKTLLLCAILRENAIEADPVLVDTYKKSHLADYLPTPLDFNHVVTRVKLNETKHIFIDATFSLQGGKAASIFFPAYEKGLLLKKGEQSIINIPPQNPGKILVTEVFTVPSATDTVSAGSLKVHTVYAKSNADYIRADFQEGNISEIEEGYINYYREIYKNSEFEAADTLVYQDLREENMFLVTEHYKIKNAWSKDSTSKKLRFSVFGKILYDQLINLPNRVRKTPISLNYPYHLDYRIQIKLPDQRNIRPEEWELKRESYLIRFKSKLNETENVWELSYEYKTLKDYVPVNESNQFKNDIKKLVGHLEYEMWDSLEVSGTSDYNPWMILLFIASLVVGIYLCTKLYRYSPGSIHQSGRGIPIGGWLILMGIGLFGQGISILFWLWGDESLPYFTVSGWDALAGDLETRVTLYHVFLSAEVFLNALTFCGSGLVLLLFLKRRDSFRLVFSLFYSFKAAYLIADTSIAAIFYDYDSISLVAKQVGEIVSALIFMAFWILYLYKSRRAEKTFVNTFSTAIPLRDTSVNQELTSD